The Rhopalosiphum maidis isolate BTI-1 chromosome 1, ASM367621v3, whole genome shotgun sequence genome has a segment encoding these proteins:
- the LOC113555599 gene encoding kinesin-related protein 4-like isoform X1, with protein MQIAGVYIKRQNTMDSCNIKVAIKVRPLNYKEQLDDKVYWKIESDSVIHIDQITKKKNGEQFFFDRVFCDKSTNYDVFDEIVRPIIDRGVQGFNGTVFAYGQTGSGKTFTMSGDQSNPGIIPLAINYMFNVMNNSTSREYLLRACYLEIYNEKVIDLLEKKNNRNQTKKIEIQKDGLHITPLKAIVCQNSQMVIDLMRIGEKNRSIGETDMNERSSRSHTIFRIILESRNIDDDCDGAYQQSVINLVDLAGSERSSQTQSSMERFKEGCKINSSLTTLGLVIQQLSECPDSSQHVNFRDSKLTRILQTSLGGNSLTAIICTVTLAVEDQTSNTLSFASRAKKIKNTAKVNENVTDETLLKRYRVQLSKLNKELEGIKQNQFENDEVNEIKYKYQEEKRTNEELKERIMRLQNNMITSAHIDQPSNKKGYQRRRTWGGKLDNTFSSNSILETIEEDVNMHRPSVPSNFGKQNKEFRTPLESFEWDLIREEDCSAVTESINKENTEHNFSPPSNIPFNVCETPKKVLRERVNNYKNMFEMSMKENNELREFTTLEKQMFYNNNEQLKELTNLSKEVENLQTEKKESEKMIEKLKHSIQLVENEKRDIEVIMEVQKNMHDKRETELLATIQETREELKIKEDQLKKTILSDNFMAEKQEEIKRLEMKIKEMYQLNNTYINEIDSLKLQLLNKDQQLNLEASKQCSLLNELSLLKNDAAEVKSVPCSIKFLADKGYFTLRKCEILELDQLLEHIHNTVEQLQLENQSLVDENNNLKLITNEFNIQMKNIKKENYELSLKLNSIEENIKSIIKDFSGSSEINVDNSDTKCLIDFAVTHFEENTNKIDILSNKNLILEEKLSLSNTKLNEIKSFVFHNLDCILQSISVMEVESSTEMEKFKKQLSETIEENIFLKSSIQAFDKLTFECVDIIEKVKTNHLKIIDLQEELAICNAFKIELQVQVDELNGLNANLNMLIENQTKVKNEIKDGQDVESNKFNSDHSTINEVQLIIKENEIKSDSIIGMDQLRTELETVKSNLEDKSNTIGTPEKTNLELLSEYSDLEKCYKSNTRCIDEKDEIKKQLQNKSVINTYGLPDALKKLKEMNIKLELNDSEIDKLKTSLNVVKLELNEKLKLIEIENSKFEVTQNEKLEEISQLNSINSTLTVKIDNEDDIYSKLLIKTKELENATSQINVLQLSIEEMKINTNSNITIIERLNHELNTTKFELEEKIKLVDQLKNNKSEELMGNNLDRISELDEIITKLKSELEEKLNNEKTLNNELRVVTVELDGAILKVDEVKSVINNLNINNISYISIVEQLNYELKCIKSTLNEKNEFIFELENTNLELATKSKKSDDQLNKIIADLKVNLEDKIKVENELRDELISKTNELEYSKVQNNKFEMMVESMENELKSNILLLEECKSDLAMKSNLLFELENVNVELTIKYDKINQTMLKNVKDNEQNYLDIQNQLHLVIQEKSLIQTDLDLISQKFIEISKHHDETKNNLEKKIQQQVLNYHILYTEFVNLSCDIESLIKHQSIKESNLREEILLKSTELELLQKQVLESSLQQEYDRLEEEYMLRSRECDEARQKIINFESELSKNEESKKILRNNLESKCIALEEYKKNVEFLFSRNDSFQIRVNDFEDNVLVGLNEEFDLMKSELSKKTEYEKILIEEKANLECDLNKLQEKFANITKEMELSEERCEDLASIINVLVIEIKDANSVKQNLECCLNEAEHELLKSGDYCENLKLELYSLQRELENACINTECVEKELQNLKFKLNENIDKKDLNGGDVRNKLIDPLVDYVHDIKLKLTELNSAIISGNQSEKQFRSKVMSAEDNSLPHDETLKINCGSQFDSTDIDIGLEIENLHKTLKEKNDLINNLQTSKNNMEKHIVELQCQVKKQFDENNKYIDDITLMENDLKEKTYLVRNLNEELNQLKLLNDKLKEINNEPQDQIIKLSDVNEKLISDITLMENDLKEKTSLISNLKNELNELKIQHNKLEEHNQANKEQIYYSYDIDTELRNGKRNIINEINLLEPGKITGVLTDHNLSNLLDMFVSLIMTKEQQIVTDLVNEHNKVKQLFEDQIKQFQEDIKKGKEWQEQVENDNEKLGLELENLKSQKHNFPSRELKIKELTEKVLEAENVSFNYLNELQELKTQLSKTSEQNYQLLSEEFEVFKTNSEVSIQDLKNKLENLTKQYNESLSMYKDQKNCCFSLEDKIEKIQSECDYLKSIIEKKDEDIKNLLEGFKLKTNEYETLIEKYSLQKEEIKINHEKKINELEFDLSNIKHQMYCTEKLLKEIKKNNELLLEENSLNLSKIKHMQENNNSPLQIVELEGDSEITKVDKTKLESLEKELLVKSTELENLETDLKLKTIKLEETETQCSKLVHALEVHKLKNNELEKQLESFYQTLKIKDDKIEDYQIKLKLNEDSLIEINNITDKLRKILKCNDSISALYDNVCSLMIKCESLEEEIEELKQSNVDLDNECESMLEEVKNKDDKITELLTQLDELKTNIELLTEERDFLKNKTEQFKNFNEDVKKLNEEIFGYEQNIYELRKDKGQLIIQHDKELKQLKMELNKVQTKNLELSNEYSKLSETAKTLEKSLKEDIQQLNRCIVDKNAKISTLELFSKTNTDDLKKKNHELENVFKRARDENHMLRREIRRLKEITNVHRVDQCTQTNEEQSLVSSAIVADHKSMIDRIAKFEKDNKMMKMMLHHRKAKIEELEKQLNEKNC; from the exons ATGCAAATCGCCGGTGTGTACATAAAACGCCAAAATACTATGGACAGTTGCAACATTAAAGTGGCCATCAAGGTCCgtcctttaaattataaggaaCAGTTGGATGATAAGGTTTACTGGAAAATAGAATCCGACAGTGTTATTCACATTGatcaaataactaaaaagaAGAACggagaacaatttttttttg atagAGTATTTTGCGATAAATCAACAAATTATGACGTGTTTGATGAGATTGTCAGACCAATTATTGACAGAGGAGTGCAAGGGTTTAATGGTACTGTATTTGCTTATGGTCAAACTGGTTCTGGTAAAACATTCACTATGTCTGGTGATCAGTCCAACCCTGGAATTATTCCATTAGCCATTAACTACATGTTTAATGTTATGAATAATTCCACTAGTagagaatatttattaag AGCTTGTTACTTAGAAATTTACAACGAAAAAGTTATAGatttactagaaaaaaaaaataacagaaatcaaacaaaaaaaattgaaattcagaAAGATGGCTTACATATTACACCATTAAAGGCTATAGTTTGTCAAAATTCACAAAtg gttaTTGATCTTATGAGAATAGGTGAGAAAAATCGGAGTATTGGAGAAACAGATATGAATGAAAGATCATCAAGATCCCATACAATATTTCGCatt attctagAAAGTCGCAACATAGATGATGATTGTGATGGAGCTTACCAACAATCTGTGATCAATTTAGTTGACTTGGCTGGTTCAGAGCGCAGTAGTCAAACTCAGTCATCTATGGAACGATTTAAAGAAGGTTGCAAGATTAATAGTTCTTTAACAACTCTTGGTCTTGTTATCCAACAACTTAGTGAATGTCCAGATag ctCACAACATGTCAACTTTCGTGATAGTAAACTTACGAGAATTTTACAAACATCTCTTGGTGGAAATTCTTTAACTGCAATTATTTGTACAGTAACCTTAGCAGTTGAAGATCAAACATCTAATACATTGAG ttttgctTCTCGTGccaaaaagattaaaaatactgCTAAAGTAAATGAGAATGTCACAGATGAAACTCTTTTGAAACGTTATAGAGTTCAACTTTCTAAATTGAATAAAGAATTAGAgggtataaaacaaaatcaatttgaaaatgatgaagttaatgaaattaaatataagtatcaaGAAGAAAAACGAACTAATGAAGAATTAAAGGAACGTATAATgcgtttacaaaataatatgataacttCTGCTCATATAGATCAACCctcaaataaa aaAGGGTATCAGCGAAGAAGAACTTGGGGAGGAAAActtgataatacattttcttcaAATAGTATTCTTGAAACTATTGAAGAAGATGTCAATATGCATAGACCAAGTGTACCATCTAACTttggaaaacaaaataaag AATTTAGAACACCATTAGAGTCATTTGAATGGGATTTAATTAGAGAAGAAGATTGCTCAGCTGTTACtgaatctataaataaagaaaatactgAACATAATTTTTCTCC acCTTCCAACATTCCATTCAATGTTTGTGAAACccctaaaaaagttttaagagaacgtgtaaataattacaaaaatatgtttgaaatgaGTATGAAAGAAAACAATGAGCTTAGAGAATTCACAACTcttgaaaaacaaatgttttataataat AATGAGCAACTAAAAGAATTGACTAATTTAAGTAAAGAAGTTGAGAATCTTCAAACCGAAAAAAaagaatctgaaaaaatgattgaaaaacttaaacattcaattcaattagttgaaaatgaaaaacgtGATATTGAAGTTATCATggaagtacaaaaaaatatgcatgatAAACGTGAAACAGAACTTCTAGCTACAATTcag gaAACAAGAgaagagttaaaaataaaggaggatcaattaaaaaaaaccatattaaGTGATAACTTTATGGCAGAAAAGCAAGAAGAAATTAAAAGActtgaaatgaaaattaaagaaatgtatcaattaaataatacgtatattaatgaaatagacagtttaaaattacaattgttaaataaagacCAGCAACTCAATTTAGAAGCGTCCAAACAATGTTCACTTTTAAATGAGTTATCTCTTCTGAAAAATGATGCTGCTGAAGTTAAATCAGTCCCATgctctattaaatttttagctGATAAAGGGTATTTTACTCTCAGAAAATGTGAAATATTGGAACTGGATCAATTATTAGAACATATCCATAATACAGTTGAACAATTACAACTAGAAAACCAAAGTTTAGTAGATGAAAAcaacaatttgaaattaattacaaatgaatttaatattcagatgaaaaacataaaaaaagaaaattatgaattgagtttaaaactaaattcaattgaagaaaatattaagtctATCATAAAAGATTTCAGTGGAAGTTCTGAGATAAATGTTGACAATTCagatacaaaatgtttaattgattttgCAGTTACACATTTTGAAGAAAACACAAACAAAATTGATATACTTTCAaacaagaatttaattttagaagaaAAATTGTCTTTATCAAATACTAaactaaatgaaattaaatcatttgtaTTTCATAATCTCGATTGTATTCTTCAAAGTATTTCTGTCATGGAAGTTGAATCAAGTACTGAAATGGAGAAATTTAAGAAGCAACTTTCAGAAACTatagaagaaaatatatttttgaaatccaGTATTCAAGCATTTGACAAATTAACATTTGAATGTgttgatattattgaaaaagtaaAGACTAATCATTTGAAGATTATTGATCTTCAAGAAGAACTTGCTATCTGCAatgcttttaaaattgaattacaagTACAAGTTGATGAATTAAATGGATTGAATGCAAAtcttaatatgttaattgaaAACCAaactaaagttaaaaatgaaattaaggACGGTCAGGATGTTGAatctaacaaatttaatagtgACCATAGTACAATAAATGAAGTGCAATtgataattaaagaaaatgaaattaaaagcGATTCAATCATTGGTATGGACCAATTAAGAACTGAACTTGAAACTGTTAAATCAAACCTTGAAgataaatcaaatacaataGGGACACctgaaaaaactaatttagaattattatctGAATATAGTGATTTAGAGaaatgttataaatcaaatactaGATGCATTGATGAAaaagatgaaattaaaaaacagttacaaaataaatctgTTATAAACACATATGGTTTGCCAGAtgcacttaaaaaattaaaagaaatgaaTATTAAGCTTGAACTAAATGATTCTGAAATAGACAAATTAAAGACTTCTTTAAATGTTGTGAAACTTGAACTTAATGAAAAGCTTAAACTCATTGAAAtagaaaattctaaatttgaaGTTACTCAAAATGAGAAATTAGAAGAAATTAGTCAGCTTAACAGTATAAATTCTACACTTACTGTTAAAATTGATAACGAAGatgatatttatagtaaattgctGATAAAAACTAAAGAATTAGAAAATGCAACTTCGCAAATTAATGTGTTACAATTATCAATTgaagaaatgaaaataaatacaaattctaatattactattattgaaaGATTAAATCATGAACTCAATACTACAAAATTTGAActagaagaaaaaattaaacttgttgatcaattaaaaaataataaatccgaAGAATTAATGGGTAATAATTTAGATAGAATTTCTGAACTTgatgaaattattacaaaacttaAATCTGAATTGGAAGAGaaattaaacaatgaaaaaacattgaataatgAATTACGGGTTGTTACAGTAGAATTGGATGGTGCTATTCTTAAAGTTGATGAAGTAAAATcagtaattaacaatttaaatataaataacatatccTATATTTCTATTGTAGAACAACTGAACTATGAACTTAAGTGTATCAAATCTactcttaatgaaaaaaatgaattcatttttgaattggAAAACACTAATTTAGAACTTGctacaaaaagtaaaaagtctgatgatcaattaaataaaattatcgctgaccttaaagttaatttagaagacaaaattaaagttgaaaatgAATTACGAGATGAACTTATATCTAAAACTAATGAATTAGAATATTCAAAggtccaaaataataaatttgaaatgatGGTAGAAAGTATGGAGaatgaattaaaatcaaatattttattattagaggAATGTAAATCTGATTTAGCCATGAAATCGAATTTATTATTCGAAttagaaaatgtaaatgttgaattaactataaaatatgataaaattaatcaaacaatGTTAAAAAACGTAAAGGataatgaacaaaattatttagacaTTCAAAATCAGCTACATTTAGTTATCCaagaaaaatcattaattcaaACCGATTTGGATCTGATTAGCCAAAAGTTTATAGAAATATCAAAACATCATGAtgagacaaaaaataatttagaaaaaaaaatacaacaacaagtattaaattaccatattttatatacagaatttgttaatttgtcTTGTGATAttgaatcattaataaaacatcaatCTATTAAAGAATCTAATTTGAGAGAAGAAATTCTACTAAAATCTACAGAGCTTGAACTCTTGCAAAAACAAGTGCTTGAGTCTAGTTTACAGCAAGAATATGATAGACTAGAAGAAGAATATATGTTAAGATCTCGTGAATGTGATGAAGCacgacaaaaaataataaactttgaaTCAGAATTATCAAAGAATgaagaatctaaaaaaatacttagaaaTAATTTGGAATCCAAATGTATTGCTTTGGaagaatataagaaaaatgttgagtttttgttttcaaGAAATGATTCATTTCAAATTAGGGTTAATGACTTTGAAGATAATGTTTTAGTAGGTTTAAATGAAGAATTTGATTTAATGAAATcagaattatcaaaaaaaacagagtatgaaaaaattttaatagaggAAAAAGCAAATCTTGAATGTGACTTAAACAAACTTCAAGAAAAATTTGCTAACATTACTAAAGAAATGGAACTTAGTGAAGAACGATGTGAAGATTTGGcttcaattattaatgttttagtaaTTGAAATAAAGGATGCAAACTctgttaaacaaaatttagagTGTTGTTTGAATGAAGCTGAACATGAATTATTAAAGTCTGGAGACTACTGTGAAAACcttaaattagaattatatagtttacaaaGAGAATTAGAAAATGCATGCATCAATACTGAATGTGTAGAAAAAgaattacagaatttaaaatttaaattgaatgaaaACATTGATAAAAAAGACTTAAATGGTGGTGatgtaagaaataaattaattgatccACTTGTAGATTATGtacatgatattaaattgaaactcACTGAACTCAATTCTGCTATAATATCAGGAAACCAAAGTGAAAAGCAATTTAGATCAAAAGTGATGTCAGCTGAAGATAATAGTTTACCACATGATGAGACATTGAAGATAAACTGTGGCTCCCAATTTGATTCTACAGATATTGATATTggtttagaaattgaaaatttacataagacattaaaagaaaaaaatgatctGATCAACAATCTTCaaacatctaaaaataatatggaaaaacACATTGTTGAACTTCAATGCCAAGTGAAGAAacaatttgatgaaaataataaatatattgatgataTAACATTGATGGAAAATGatctaaaagaaaaaacatatttagtaagaaatttaaatgaagAATTGAATCaactcaaattattaaatgacaaactaaaagaaataaataatgagcCACAAgaccaaattattaaattatctgatgtaaatgaaaaattaataagtgatataacattaatggaaaacgatttaaaagaaaaaacatcattgataagtaatttaaaaaatgaattgaatgaacttaaaatacaacataataaacttGAAGAACATAACCAGGCTAATAaagaacaaatttattatagctaTGATATTGATACAGAATTAAGAAATGGTAAaaggaatattataaatgaaattaatctCCTTGAACCTGGAAAAATTACAGGTGTTCTTACTGATCATAATTTGTCAAATTTATTGGATATGTTTGTCAGCCTCATAATGACTAAAGAACAACAAATTGTAACTGATTTAGTTAATGAACACAACAAggtcaaacaattatttgaagaTCAAATCAAGCAGTTCCAAGAAGACATTAAAAAAGGAAAAGAATGGCAAGAACAAGTTGAAAATGATAATGAAAAACTTGGTCTTGAACTTGAAAATCTTAAATCTCAAAAACACAATTTCCCTAGtagagaattaaaaataaaagaattgaCAGAAAAAGTATTAGAAGCAGAAAATGTATCTTTTAATTATCTGAATGAATTGCAAGAATTAAAGACCCAATTGAGTAAAACCAGTGAACaaaattatcagttattatcAGAAGAATTTGAAGTATTCAAGACTAATTCGGAGGTGTCTATAcaagatttgaaaaataaacttgaaAATCTAACCAAACAGTATAATGAATCGTTAAGTATGTACAAagatcaaaaaaattgttgttttagtCTGGaagataaaatagaaaaaattcaaTCAGAATGCGATTatctaaaatctataattgaaaaaaaagatgaagatattaaaaacttacttgaaggatttaaattgaaaacaaatgaaTATGAAAcattgattgaaaaatatagtttacaaaaagaagaaattaaaattaatcatgaaaaaaaaattaatgaactaGAATTTGATTTAAGTAATATCAAACATCAGATGTATTGTACAGAAAAGTTgcttaaagaaataaaaaaaaataatgaactacTCCTTGAAgagaattcattaaatttatcaaaaataaaacatatgcaagaaaataataattcgccTCTACAAATAGTAGAATTAGAGGGTGATAGTGAAATAACTAAAGttgacaaaacaaaattagagAGTTTGGAGAAAGAGTTACTAGTAAAGAGTACAGAACTTGAAAACCTGGAAacagatttaaaattgaaaaccatAAAACTTGAGGAAACTGAAACACAATGCTCAAAACTAGTCCATGCTCTTGaagttcataaattaaaaaataatgaattagaGAAACAATTAGAAAGTTTTTATCAGACTTTAAAGATAAAAGATGACAAAATTGAagattatcaaattaaattgaaattgaatgaAGAtagtttaattgaaataaataacataactgataaattaagaaaaatactgAAGTGCAATGATTCAATATCAGCACTTTACGACAATGTCTGTTCATTAATGATCAAATGTGAAAGCTTAGAAGAAGAAATTGAAGAATTGAAACAGTCTAATGTCGACTTGGACAATGAATGCGAATCTATGTTAGAAgaggtaaaaaataaagatgatAAGATAACAGAACTTTTAACTCAATTAGATGAGTTGAAGACaaacattgaattattaacaGAAGAAAgagattttttgaaaaacaaaactgaacaatttaaaaatttcaatgaagatgtcaaaaaattaaatgaagagATATTTGgttatgaacaaaatatatatgaattaagAAAAGACAAAGGTCAGCTAATTATACAACACGATAAAGAactaaaacaattgaaaatggAATTAAATAAAGTCCAAACAAAAAACTTGGAACTATCAAATGAATACAGTAAATTATCAG AAACTGCTAAAACTTtggaaaaatcattaaaagaaGACATACAACAATTAAATAGATGTATTGTGGATAAAAATGCGAAAATATCCacattagaattattttccaaaacaAACACTGATGATCTCAAAAAGAAGAATCATGAATTAGAAAATGTCTTTAAAAGAGCAAGAGATGag AATCATATGTTGCGCAGAGAAATACGCCGTTTGAAAGAAATTACAAATGTACATAGAGTTGATCAATGTACTCAGACTAATGAAGAACAAAGCTTAGTGAGTAGTGCAATA gtgGCTGACCATAAAAGCATGATTGATAGAATCGCTAAATTTGAAAAAGACaataaaatgatgaaaatGATGTTACATCATCGTAAAGCTAAGATTGAAGAACTTGAAAAGCAACTTAATgagaaaaattgttaa